A window of Methylocaldum szegediense genomic DNA:
GAATCTGTGCATGGGGGCAAGCCTCGGGATTCTACAGGGCTACCTTGCCGCCATGGGGCCGGAGGCGGCCAGGTCCTGCATCGCCGTGATCGGCGATTCGACCTTCTTTCATTCCGGTATTCCTTCGTTGCTGACCGCCGTGGCGGCGAAGATACCGGGAACCATCCTGATCCTCGACAATGCTGGAACAGCCATGACCGGCTTCCAGCTCACTAATCGGCCGTTCCAGCGCGACGATTGGGAACGCCTGCTGCAGGCGCTGGGCGTGCCTGAATTCGCCGTGGTCGACGCATTGGACTTGGACCAGCTGGACTCTACCCTGGATGCCTTCCTGGCGTCCGACCGCCTGTCGGTCATGGTGGTCAAGGGTAGTTGCGTGCAGGGATTGCCGCGGAAGGGGCCGACCAATTACCGGTACACGATTAACGCCGACCTTTGCACCCAGTGCGGGGAATGCCTGAAGGTCGATTGCCCGGCGATCGTGCCGTCTTGGGACCGGCAGAATGCTCGACTGGGTTCGGTGGCCATTTCGAGCGAGTGCATCGGCTGCGGTTTGTGTTCGCAGTCGTGCCCTCAGCACGCCGTCATCCCAAGAACTCTGTCCTTCAAGTCTCGCGTTCTGACGCGGATGATCGCGCCGGTGCCGTGGCATCGGGTGATCAGAAGGCTACGTGCGATTCCGCCGATTCGAAAGCTGTTAAACGCATTCGAAAAAGAGACTCATTAACTTTCTTCTTAACTCTTTTAGCCACAAGCGAGGAGAAAAGCCATGCAAATCGAGCAAATCAAGACCGAACTGAAAAACATTTTCGCCGACCGCCTGAACATGGATATTGCCGCGATCAATGCGAGCGACGATGACGGATTGTTCGATCCGGAAGGATGGAACATCGACTCCATCGACGTGATCGACATCGTGCTCGGCGTGGAACAGACCTTCGGGGTGAAACTGAAACAGGACGAGGAGGTGCAAACCCACTTCCGGACCCTCAACACTCTGGCCGAACACATCGGTCAGCTGTTAGCGGCGAAAGCCTGAGCTCGTCACAAGCGGCCGGTCAAGTCCGTAGGGGAGTATCCATGAAACGTATCGCTATCACGGGCCTAGGGATAGTCAGCCCAATTGGCAATAACGTGAGCCAGTTCGAAGCCTCGCTCCGGCTCGGCCGGTCGGGGGTGAAGGAGAACCGCTGGCACGACACCGAGGGCTTCGCCTCAAAACAGTTCGGCAAGATCGAGGGATTCGAGGTTCCGGCGGAAATCGGGAACCGCGCCAAGAGGCACTACTCGTCGGTCGACCTGTATGCTCTGGCGGCCGCCATAGAAGCTGTGGAGTCGGCACGCCTCCCGATCAATTCGGTCGTTCGCGCCGGTACCGGCGTGGTGCTCGGGAGCGGCGGCGCGGTCGCTGACACGGAAGCCTACGTGACCCGCGCCGTCCGCAAGGAACCCCGGCGCCCGTCCCGCTTGCTCACGACCAATCCGGACAACGCCGGTAATGTAGTGGCCGCCCATTTCGGGTTCCAGGGGCCGCGCAGCAGCATCATGACTGCTTGCTCGTCCGGCGCCACTGCCTTGGGCTACGCGGCCGATTTCATCCGCGAGGGCTATGCCGACGTGGTGCTCGCCGGCGGAGTCGAGGCGGCCTCCTACGTGACCCTGTCCGGTTTCAACGCGCTCGGCGCCTTGAGTCCGACAGTGACCCGGCCGTTCGATCTCAACCGGGACGGTATCGTGCTCGGAGAGGCGGCGGCAGTGTTGGTACTCGAGGACATGGATTACGCCTTGCGCCGCAAGGCGCCGATCCTGGCTGAGTTCGTTTCCTACGGCCTGACCTCGGACGCCAATCACATCACTGCCCCCCATCCCGAAGGGGACGGCATGGCACGCGCCATGAACATGGCGCTCCGCAAAGGAGGCGTAAAGCCAGAACAGATACGCTACATCAATGCCCACGGCACCGGCACGCAGCTCAACGACAAGTCGGAAACCGCCGCGGTCAAGCGTGTCTTCGGCGAAAAACCCGAAGGCCTTTGCATGAGCACGATCAAGCCGATGATCGGCCACACGCTATCGGCGGCGGGTGCCATAGAAGCCGCCGCGACAGTGCTGAGCCTGCAGGGCCAATTCGTCCCGCCGACGCTCAATTACCAGACGCCGGACCCCGAATGCGATCTCGATTACGTGCCGAATCGGGCCCGCAATCACGCCATGAAATACGCCATGTCGAATTCCCTGGCCTTCGGCGGCAACAACACCTCTTTAATTTTTAGACGCTATGAAGGGTGAAACCATGGGATTCGAAGACAAGGTCGCGTTAGTGACCGGGGCTTCGCGTGGCATCGGCCGCGCCATTGCTAAAGCGCTCGCGGAGGCGGGCTTCAAGGTAGCCGTGAATTACGCCAGCAACCGTGACAAGGCGGAAGAACTCTGCCGGGAAATCCAGGAGGCCGGCGGAACCGCCCGGGCCTATCCGGCGAACGTGGCGGCGGCCGCCGAGGTCGAGTCCATGGTCGAGGCGGTGACCAGCGATCTCGGACCAGTCGAGATCCTGGTCAACAATGCCGGCATCATCCGCGACAGCTTTCTCGCCATGATGTCGGAGGCCGCCTTCGACGACGTGGTCGACACCAATCTGAAAGGCACCTTCCTGGTGTCCCGTGCCGTCGTCAAAGACATGATGCGGCGGCGCTTTGGGCGGATCGTCAACGTGGTGTCGATCAGCGGCCTGATTGGAACGCCGGGGCAGGCCAACTATGCCGCGTCCAAAGGCGGTGTCATCGCCATGACCCGCGCGCTCTCCAAAGAACTGGCCCGCTACGGCATCAGCGTCAATGCGCTGGCGCCCGGGTTCGTGGACACCGACATGCTGGCCGGCATGAATCCGAAACAGCTCGAGCCGCTGATCAAGTCGGTTCCCATGGGCCGTGCCGGAACCCCGGAGGAAATCGCTCGAGTCGCCTGCTTCCTGGCTTCGCCCGAAAACAGCTATATGACCGGGCAGGTGATCGTCGTGGACGGAGGTCTCAGTGTCTGAGAAAGCGCGGGTCTACCGCTTGAACCGGCCCACTCGGATGACGCTTCGTGCCAGTGCGACCCTGGTCGTCGACGGACCGCGGCGATTCCTAGTGGACGGCGGCGACTTCGCCTCGACGGCGGAACTCGACGCAGCCTTGCGCAGCGTGGTCGGTTTCGGTCTGGACGGCATCACCGATGCCTATTTCACGCACCTGCATTTCGACCACTACCGGGCGTTGGCGCCCGAGTGCAGGGGATGGCAGGTGCATGCCCCCCGACAGGAATATCGATTCGTGTGCGAGTTGATGCGCTATCGGGAGGACCGCGCAGCGTATAAGGCCTTTCTTAAGGAGACCCATGAACTCATCGCGCCGGTGTTTCTACGCGAATTCCTGCGCCTCGCCACGGACCCGCGTTACGACTTCGAGTCATCCGACCGTGTGCCGGAGTTTCATCTGTGCGATCCCGGCGAGCAGCTCTCGCCCCATGTCGCCACCGTGGATCTAGCCGGCCATTGCCCCGGCCAGATGGGCCTCTGGGTGGATACCGAACAAGGTGCCTGCATGATCGCAGGCGACGCGGTGCTGTCCTTGGACGATTTTCTCGCGACGGGCATCGATCATCATCTCATTGTCCACGATCGGGAACTGCTGCTGGCCTCCCGCCGCCGTGTGGCCGAGGCCGATTTCGTCGTGCCCGGCCACGGCGAATGGTTCGATCCCCGGCGCGGCAACCTTACACCTTTTTAACGGAGTGATTCGTCATGACTGATCAGATCGTCATTACCGGCATTGGCATCGTGAGCTCCTTGGGCTCCGACGTCGATACGGCCGTCCAGGCAACGGCCGAAGGGAAGAGCGGCCTTACGGAGACCGATCGCTTCGGGCCCGAACGCCGCCTTGGCGTCGTCCAGGGATTCGATGTCGCCGATTACCTGAACCCAAAGAAGGCGCGCCGGATGGACCCGATCAATTGCTACACCATCGCAGCCGGCAGCCAAGCGTTGGCTCACGCGGGGCTGCCGTCAGACCTGCGTCGGGATTGCGGTCTCCTGGTCGGAACCGGTTTCTCCGGTCTCAGCAGCGTGGTGGAGCATCAGAAGAAATTCCTGCGCGACGGTATCAAGACTCTGAGTCCCGCTCATTTCCCGACTACGGTATACAACGCCAGCGCAGGGCTTGCAGCGATCGAGCTCGGCGTGGCCGGCCCTAATTCCACTGTCACCGGCGTCGACGTGAGCGGCGAGTATGCGCTTCTGTATGCGTCCATGATACTCCGCCAGGGACTTACCGAACGCATCCTGGTGGTGGGTGCCGACGAGCTCAGCCCCGCGCTGGTGGAAGCTTTCCACGATCTGGGCCTGTCGGGCGACGAGGATTCCTACCCGTTCGCCCGCCGCCGTTCCGGTTTTATCCTGGGCGAAGGCGCGGCAGCTCTGCTGCTGGAGACGAAAAACGCCGCGTTGGAGCGTGGGGCGAAGATTCTCGGAACTATCGAAGGCATCGGCCTGCGATCGTCGGCCAGGGACGCGTTCGGCCACGATTCCGAAGGCGCCAGCGCCGCGATCGATCAGGCGCTGACTCGATCCGGGTGTGAACTCGCCGATATGGACTGGATATCCAGTCCCGCCAACGGCGGCAAAAGCCTAGATCGCTTTGACGCCGAGGTCTGGCGGCAGATGCTCGGCGACGCCTCGGCGAGAGTTTCGGCAATCAAGGCTTACACCGGCGAGTTCGCCGCCTCCGGCGTCCTGCGCCTGGCTCTGGGCCTCGCTTGCGCTCAGCGCGGCGTCGTTCCGGCGATGAGCGAGGGCGTGGATTACGACGAAGGTATTGCCTCCCTCCTCAATTACAGCACGTCTAGGGAACGGGTGTCCCGCTTCCTTCACCACGGCTCAGGCGTCGGCGGCACCCACGTCTCCGTGGTCGTCGGCTGCGGTTACGCGGCTTAGGAAGAAGAACTATGCGACTCGAACGCTCAGACATCGAATCCCTACTGCCTCACCGCCACCCTATCCTGATGCCGAACTACATCGACATCGAGGTGCCGGGCGCGGCCGGGACCGGCCACGTCACCTTGGCAGAGGATCGGACCATCTGGAACGACTGGACCGGGCGCGATCTCGCCGACGAACTGGTGCTGGAAAGTGCCGCCCAGATCATGGGCGTGGTGCTCGCCACTGGCGCGGATCGCCCTGAATCGCGCGAGGACGCCCGCCATTTGCTCCTCGGATTCGAGCAAGTGGAATTCGACGCACCCGCCGATCCGGAACGGGACATCCATATCGAAGTCCGCATCGACGCTTGCTTCGGTGGCCTCTGCCGGGGCGGCTTCCGGGCACTTCAGGGCGAGGCTGTCATTGCCGCCGGCCGGGTCACGGTCACGGGAGCTTGAGCCATGACGACGAAATCCTATGCCGTTTCCGCTGAGCAACCTGTGTTCGTAGGGCACTTTCCTGGCAATCCCATACTGCCGGGCGTGTTACTGCTCGCCTTCGCCCGCAAGACTCTGACCGAGACGTACGGCCGTCCTTGCCGCATCCGCCGCATCGTGCGGCAAAAGTTTCTCGCACCAGTGGTTCCGTCCCAGACCGTTCAGGTGGAATGCGTGCCTACCGAAAGCGAGCGCCTGCCCACTGAAGTCGCGTGCCGCTTCGTCAATCAGGACGGCGTCCTGGTCGCCAAAGCAGACCTTGTGATCGAGTTTTCGTTATGAACCGTCGTTCCGCACTGAAAGCACTGGCCGTCCTTGGGGGACTCGGATTGGGCGTTGGAGCGAGCTTTCGTGTCGACGCCAAAGGCCGGCCCAAACTCGTCAACCTTCCGGACAC
This region includes:
- a CDS encoding acyl carrier protein, with the translated sequence MQIEQIKTELKNIFADRLNMDIAAINASDDDGLFDPEGWNIDSIDVIDIVLGVEQTFGVKLKQDEEVQTHFRTLNTLAEHIGQLLAAKA
- a CDS encoding beta-ketoacyl-[acyl-carrier-protein] synthase family protein, whose amino-acid sequence is MKRIAITGLGIVSPIGNNVSQFEASLRLGRSGVKENRWHDTEGFASKQFGKIEGFEVPAEIGNRAKRHYSSVDLYALAAAIEAVESARLPINSVVRAGTGVVLGSGGAVADTEAYVTRAVRKEPRRPSRLLTTNPDNAGNVVAAHFGFQGPRSSIMTACSSGATALGYAADFIREGYADVVLAGGVEAASYVTLSGFNALGALSPTVTRPFDLNRDGIVLGEAAAVLVLEDMDYALRRKAPILAEFVSYGLTSDANHITAPHPEGDGMARAMNMALRKGGVKPEQIRYINAHGTGTQLNDKSETAAVKRVFGEKPEGLCMSTIKPMIGHTLSAAGAIEAAATVLSLQGQFVPPTLNYQTPDPECDLDYVPNRARNHAMKYAMSNSLAFGGNNTSLIFRRYEG
- the fabG gene encoding 3-oxoacyl-[acyl-carrier-protein] reductase, whose product is MGFEDKVALVTGASRGIGRAIAKALAEAGFKVAVNYASNRDKAEELCREIQEAGGTARAYPANVAAAAEVESMVEAVTSDLGPVEILVNNAGIIRDSFLAMMSEAAFDDVVDTNLKGTFLVSRAVVKDMMRRRFGRIVNVVSISGLIGTPGQANYAASKGGVIAMTRALSKELARYGISVNALAPGFVDTDMLAGMNPKQLEPLIKSVPMGRAGTPEEIARVACFLASPENSYMTGQVIVVDGGLSV
- a CDS encoding MBL fold metallo-hydrolase, translated to MSEKARVYRLNRPTRMTLRASATLVVDGPRRFLVDGGDFASTAELDAALRSVVGFGLDGITDAYFTHLHFDHYRALAPECRGWQVHAPRQEYRFVCELMRYREDRAAYKAFLKETHELIAPVFLREFLRLATDPRYDFESSDRVPEFHLCDPGEQLSPHVATVDLAGHCPGQMGLWVDTEQGACMIAGDAVLSLDDFLATGIDHHLIVHDRELLLASRRRVAEADFVVPGHGEWFDPRRGNLTPF
- a CDS encoding beta-ketoacyl-[acyl-carrier-protein] synthase family protein; this encodes MTDQIVITGIGIVSSLGSDVDTAVQATAEGKSGLTETDRFGPERRLGVVQGFDVADYLNPKKARRMDPINCYTIAAGSQALAHAGLPSDLRRDCGLLVGTGFSGLSSVVEHQKKFLRDGIKTLSPAHFPTTVYNASAGLAAIELGVAGPNSTVTGVDVSGEYALLYASMILRQGLTERILVVGADELSPALVEAFHDLGLSGDEDSYPFARRRSGFILGEGAAALLLETKNAALERGAKILGTIEGIGLRSSARDAFGHDSEGASAAIDQALTRSGCELADMDWISSPANGGKSLDRFDAEVWRQMLGDASARVSAIKAYTGEFAASGVLRLALGLACAQRGVVPAMSEGVDYDEGIASLLNYSTSRERVSRFLHHGSGVGGTHVSVVVGCGYAA
- a CDS encoding MaoC/PaaZ C-terminal domain-containing protein, translated to MTTKSYAVSAEQPVFVGHFPGNPILPGVLLLAFARKTLTETYGRPCRIRRIVRQKFLAPVVPSQTVQVECVPTESERLPTEVACRFVNQDGVLVAKADLVIEFSL